The following are encoded together in the Rhinopithecus roxellana isolate Shanxi Qingling chromosome 5, ASM756505v1, whole genome shotgun sequence genome:
- the CTSG gene encoding cathepsin G: MQPLLLLLVFLLPTGAKAGEIIGGRETRPHSRPYMAYLQIQSPEGLSSCGGFLVRDNFVLTAAHCWGSSINVTLGAHNIRRRENTQQHITVRRAIRHPQYNQQTIQNDIMLLQLSRRVRRNQNVRPVALPSTQERLRPGTQCTVAGWGLVSQTRRTDTLREVQLRVQRDRQCLRLFRSYDGRRQICVGDRRERKAAFRGDSGGPLLCNNVAHGIVSYGRQSGIPPEVFTRISSFLPWIRRTMRSFKQLDQMQMPL; encoded by the exons ATGCAGCCACTCCTGCTTCTGCTGGTCTTTCTCCTACCCactggggccaaggcag GGGAGATCATCGGAGGCCGGGAGACCAGGCCCCACTCCCGCCCCTACATGGCCTATCTTCAGATCCAGTCTCCAGAAGGTCTGAGCAGCTGCGGAGGGTTCCTGGTGCGAGACAACTTTGTGCTGACAGCAGCTCACTGCTGGGGAAG CTCTATAAATGTCACCCTGGGCGCCCACAACATTCGGAGACGGGAAAACACCCAGCAACACATCACTGTGCGCAGAGCCATCCGCCACCCTCAATATAATCAGCAGACCATCCAGAATGACATCATGTTATTGCAG CTGAGCCGAAGAGTCAGACGGAATCAAAATGTGAGACCAGTGGCTCTGCCTAGCACCCAGGAGAGACTGAGACCCGGGACGCAGTGCACTGTGGCTGGCTGGGGCTTGGTCAGCCAGACGAGGAGAACAGACACACTCCGAGAGGTGCAGCTGAGAGTGCAGAGGGATAGGCAGTGCCTCCGCCTCTTCCGTTCCTATGACGGCCGAAGGCAGATTTGTGTGGGGGACCGGCGGGAACGGAAGGCTGCCTTCAGG GGGGACTCCGGAGGCCCCCTGCTGTGTAACAATGTGGCCCACGGCATCGTCTCCTATGGAAGACAGTCAGGGATTCCTCCAGAAGTCTTCACCAGGATCTCAAGTTTCCTGCCCTGGATAAGGAGAACAATGAGAAGCTTCAAACAGCTGGATCAGATGCAGATGCCCTTGTGA